In Leuconostocaceae bacterium ESL0723, the following proteins share a genomic window:
- the ppcA gene encoding phosphoenolpyruvate carboxylase has product MTERKIPTIMGTQHPDNANAPFWDTSQQPFISAYRETTEAYENYKILDVDEYMWDWEGKHADAAVIDRLFSTHYDYFKEHQLGRDKFLTFRFPNIWEEKGYNLMQAMTAFLSSEDFANDLGFDQRPLFEAILPMAQRADQILEMQTLFEKLAKFKDATFTPDEDNSSYIEMIPLFEDFETQYHAPEILKEYLDLHEKHFGFRPKHLRVFLAGSDSALSAGFMSSIIGNKLALARLHRFAEEENIEIYPISGTGSAIFRGGLSPRRVERYVREFPGVRTATVQSAFRYDFSIEETKAGIAYLKEHLPKVEAIKIDPEDEKVLTEIAQKSADFYRHTLDQIVPDMQPIFKAFPKRRDRRQHVGVLGYSRSVDNIELPRAINFTGAFYSIGVPPEFIGFGRALASLSDHQLAVLKKYYPSMEEDFTELARYVNLDALEILKTETKAWGEVAEDIDILQKAFHFEIGPQNLAERQHGEIALQVVEFKDGAPIAITALINRMAQLRHFLG; this is encoded by the coding sequence ATGACCGAACGAAAAATTCCAACGATAATGGGTACCCAGCATCCTGATAATGCCAATGCCCCCTTCTGGGATACCTCCCAGCAGCCTTTCATTAGCGCCTACCGTGAAACCACGGAAGCCTATGAAAACTACAAGATTCTCGACGTTGACGAGTACATGTGGGACTGGGAAGGTAAGCATGCCGATGCAGCCGTCATCGACCGACTTTTTAGCACACACTACGACTATTTCAAAGAACACCAACTGGGCCGGGACAAGTTTTTGACCTTCCGTTTCCCTAACATCTGGGAAGAGAAGGGCTACAACTTGATGCAGGCCATGACCGCCTTCTTGAGTTCAGAAGACTTTGCTAATGACCTAGGCTTTGACCAGCGCCCTCTTTTTGAAGCCATCCTACCAATGGCGCAGCGGGCCGACCAAATCCTGGAAATGCAGACCCTCTTTGAAAAGTTGGCCAAGTTTAAGGATGCCACCTTCACACCTGATGAAGACAACAGTTCTTACATCGAAATGATTCCTCTCTTTGAGGATTTCGAAACCCAGTACCACGCCCCTGAAATTCTAAAGGAATACCTCGACCTGCATGAAAAGCATTTTGGCTTCCGGCCTAAGCACCTCCGGGTCTTTTTGGCGGGTTCTGATTCAGCCCTTTCAGCTGGCTTCATGTCTTCTATCATTGGTAACAAACTGGCCCTGGCCCGCTTGCACCGCTTTGCTGAAGAAGAAAACATTGAAATCTACCCAATTTCCGGAACTGGATCAGCCATCTTCCGTGGTGGCCTCTCCCCTCGTCGGGTAGAACGCTATGTCCGTGAGTTCCCCGGCGTCCGGACTGCTACGGTCCAGTCGGCCTTCCGCTATGATTTCAGTATTGAAGAAACCAAGGCTGGCATCGCCTACCTAAAGGAGCACCTGCCTAAGGTTGAAGCAATTAAGATTGACCCTGAAGATGAAAAAGTGCTGACTGAGATTGCTCAGAAATCAGCCGACTTCTACCGCCATACCCTAGATCAGATTGTGCCGGACATGCAGCCAATCTTTAAGGCCTTCCCTAAGCGCCGTGACCGTCGTCAGCACGTCGGGGTACTGGGCTATTCCCGTTCAGTGGACAACATTGAACTGCCCCGGGCCATCAACTTCACCGGTGCCTTCTATTCAATCGGCGTGCCACCAGAATTTATCGGTTTTGGCCGGGCCTTGGCCAGCCTGTCTGACCACCAGTTAGCCGTCTTGAAGAAGTACTACCCTAGCATGGAGGAGGACTTCACTGAATTAGCCCGCTATGTCAACCTGGATGCCCTTGAAATCCTCAAGACTGAGACCAAGGCTTGGGGAGAAGTGGCTGAAGATATCGATATCTTGCAAAAGGCCTTCCACTTTGAAATTGGTCCCCAAAACTTAGCTGAGCGCCAACACGGTGAAATCGCCCTACAGGTGGTTGAATTTAAGGATGGTGCTCCGATTGCCATCACGGCTCTGATTAACCGGATGGCCCAACTCCGCCACTTCCTAGGTTAA
- a CDS encoding ribonuclease J — translation MANTVDIKPNEVGVYALGGLGEIGKNTYGIEYQDEIIVVDAGIKFPEDELLGIDYVIPDYSYLVENIDRVKALVITHGHEDHIGAIAYFLQAVNVPVYAGPLAMALIRNKLEEKQMLNRVELHEITDGTVLDFDKVSVEFFRTTHSIPDVFGVAVHTPVGTVVETGDFKFDLTPTTKQPPNLWSMARIGHDGVLLLMSDSTNAERPEWTKSEAWVAKSVNHIFDRLQHGRIIFATFASNMNRIRMATDAAIAHGRKIAVFGRSMESAMTNGRALGYLNIPDEYLVEQSQIKNIPDDELLILSTGSQGESMAALARIAEGTHKQIRLKPKDNVIFSSSPIPGNTGSVNAVINKLEEGGANVIHGKLNNIHTSGHGGQEEQKLMLALMKPKYFMPVHGEYRMLKVHAGLAHELGVPTDHTFILQNGDVLALDGEGSRVAGHFPAEDTYIDGSGIGDIGSVVLHDRQKLSQDGLVIVTATINMDHKEILSGPDILSRGFVYMRESGELINDGRRVVFSTIRRVMNSKKASESDIRQAIIDDLSRYLFDETARKPMILPMLIMV, via the coding sequence ATGGCGAACACTGTTGACATCAAACCCAACGAGGTTGGCGTCTACGCCCTAGGCGGCCTCGGGGAAATTGGTAAAAACACCTATGGTATCGAATACCAGGACGAGATTATCGTTGTGGATGCCGGTATCAAATTCCCCGAAGACGAACTACTCGGTATTGATTACGTCATCCCTGATTATTCCTACCTGGTCGAAAACATTGACCGGGTCAAGGCGCTGGTAATTACTCACGGACACGAAGACCACATTGGCGCCATTGCCTACTTTTTGCAGGCCGTCAATGTACCCGTTTATGCCGGCCCACTAGCCATGGCCTTAATCAGAAACAAACTCGAAGAAAAGCAGATGCTTAACCGGGTTGAGCTCCACGAAATCACCGATGGTACGGTCCTTGACTTTGACAAGGTCAGCGTCGAGTTCTTCCGGACCACTCATTCTATCCCCGATGTCTTTGGGGTTGCCGTGCACACCCCGGTGGGTACGGTCGTGGAAACTGGTGACTTCAAGTTCGATCTCACCCCAACCACCAAGCAGCCACCTAACTTATGGTCAATGGCCCGTATCGGTCATGACGGGGTTTTGCTGCTGATGAGTGACTCAACCAACGCGGAACGGCCCGAATGGACCAAGTCAGAAGCCTGGGTTGCTAAGTCGGTTAACCATATCTTTGACCGGCTGCAGCACGGGCGGATTATCTTTGCCACCTTCGCTTCAAACATGAACCGAATTCGGATGGCAACTGATGCAGCCATTGCCCACGGCCGTAAAATCGCGGTCTTTGGCCGCTCGATGGAATCGGCCATGACCAATGGTCGGGCCCTGGGTTACTTAAACATTCCCGATGAGTACCTGGTTGAACAGTCCCAAATCAAAAACATCCCCGATGATGAACTTTTGATTCTATCGACTGGTTCCCAGGGAGAGTCAATGGCTGCCCTGGCCCGAATTGCCGAGGGTACCCACAAGCAGATTCGCTTGAAGCCCAAGGATAACGTTATCTTTTCATCCTCCCCTATTCCCGGTAACACCGGCTCTGTTAATGCGGTGATTAACAAGTTGGAAGAAGGTGGCGCTAACGTTATTCACGGTAAGCTCAACAACATTCACACCTCCGGTCACGGTGGTCAAGAAGAACAGAAGTTGATGCTGGCCCTGATGAAGCCCAAGTACTTCATGCCCGTCCACGGTGAATACCGGATGTTGAAGGTCCACGCTGGCCTGGCCCATGAGCTAGGGGTCCCCACCGACCACACCTTTATCCTGCAAAACGGTGACGTTTTGGCCTTGGATGGTGAAGGTAGCCGGGTCGCTGGGCACTTCCCTGCCGAAGATACTTATATCGACGGTTCTGGGATTGGTGACATTGGCTCAGTCGTCTTACACGACCGTCAGAAACTGTCCCAGGATGGTCTGGTGATTGTTACGGCAACCATTAACATGGACCACAAGGAAATCCTTTCGGGTCCTGACATTTTGTCCCGTGGCTTCGTTTACATGCGTGAGTCCGGTGAACTGATTAACGATGGTCGCCGGGTGGTCTTTAGCACCATTCGCCGGGTCATGAACAGTAAAAAGGCCAGTGAGTCTGATATCCGCCAAGCGATTATCGACGACCTGTCCCGTTATCTCTTTGATGAAACCGCTCGTAAACCCATGATTTTACCAATGTTGATTATGGTTTAA
- a CDS encoding DNA-directed RNA polymerase subunit epsilon, producing the protein MVFKVYFQEDPDRNPKREETHSMYIEATDLPDAMAKVQANTNYNVEHIEELSDKSLTYEQASPDFEITKF; encoded by the coding sequence GTGGTATTTAAAGTATATTTCCAAGAAGATCCTGACCGCAATCCTAAGCGTGAAGAAACCCATTCCATGTACATCGAGGCAACTGACCTGCCTGATGCCATGGCCAAGGTTCAAGCAAACACTAACTATAACGTGGAGCACATCGAAGAGTTATCTGACAAATCATTGACCTATGAGCAAGCCAGCCCTGACTTTGAGATTACAAAGTTTTAA
- the efp gene encoding elongation factor P, translated as MAIGMNDLKTGLTIEYNNSIWRVLEFQHVKPGKGAAFVRSKLKNLRTGAVQEVTFRPGDKFEQADITTRPMSYLYEENGGRVFMDTETYEQINIPDDNLKDALKFMLEGMEVKITMFGGEILGAELPSTVNLKVTETQPGIKGATATGSGKPATLETGAVITVPDFVKEGETIIVNTDEGAYKGRA; from the coding sequence ATGGCAATTGGCATGAATGATTTGAAGACTGGTTTGACGATTGAATACAACAATTCAATCTGGCGTGTTTTGGAATTCCAGCACGTTAAGCCAGGTAAGGGTGCAGCCTTTGTGCGCTCAAAGTTGAAGAACCTGCGGACCGGGGCCGTTCAGGAAGTCACTTTCCGTCCTGGTGATAAGTTCGAACAGGCTGACATTACGACCCGTCCAATGTCATACCTATATGAAGAAAACGGTGGCCGGGTTTTCATGGACACTGAAACCTATGAACAGATCAACATCCCAGATGACAATCTGAAGGATGCCTTGAAGTTTATGTTGGAAGGTATGGAAGTTAAGATTACCATGTTTGGTGGTGAAATCCTGGGTGCTGAGTTGCCATCCACGGTCAACTTGAAGGTCACTGAGACCCAGCCTGGTATCAAGGGCGCTACCGCCACTGGTTCCGGTAAGCCAGCTACTTTGGAGACCGGGGCCGTGATTACGGTTCCTGACTTCGTCAAGGAAGGCGAAACCATCATCGTCAACACCGATGAAGGTGCCTACAAGGGTCGGGCCTAA
- a CDS encoding Asp23/Gls24 family envelope stress response protein, whose translation MVGSIKNRAVGSHNFTLPTHNDIAGVTQVTPGALQTIAQGAIEEVPGVYAMRGSLTDSFSKVFGAKMFGSGVELSQDEEGLVIDAFVFLDYGVTVPRVALAVQQAVIGRLKNQTGLTVSQVNVEVSGIVPVKDSHQVDPNHLFDETEVSE comes from the coding sequence ATGGTTGGAAGTATTAAAAATCGTGCGGTCGGCAGTCACAACTTTACCCTGCCAACCCACAATGACATTGCTGGGGTTACTCAGGTTACGCCTGGGGCACTGCAGACCATTGCCCAGGGTGCCATTGAAGAAGTGCCAGGTGTCTATGCGATGCGTGGTAGTCTGACTGACAGTTTTAGCAAGGTCTTTGGGGCCAAGATGTTTGGCTCTGGCGTTGAACTCAGCCAAGACGAAGAAGGTTTGGTAATTGACGCCTTTGTCTTCTTGGATTATGGGGTGACAGTCCCTCGGGTGGCTTTGGCTGTCCAGCAGGCCGTGATTGGCCGCCTGAAGAACCAGACCGGTTTGACGGTTAGCCAGGTTAATGTTGAGGTTTCTGGCATTGTGCCGGTAAAGGATAGCCACCAGGTTGATCCTAACCACCTCTTTGATGAGACCGAGGTAAGCGAGTGA
- the nusB gene encoding transcription antitermination factor NusB, which translates to MTETTRHSERQAAFQILFNLARYGQGTDRQTVYNLVLGDQQPSDFLNTMVEGVLNNTADLDDLIKPHLKAGWSLKRISTTDLVILRLALYELTILKDSPYKVVVNEAVELAKDFADPEDAKFVNGLLKNFAPET; encoded by the coding sequence ATGACTGAGACGACCCGTCACAGTGAGCGTCAAGCTGCCTTTCAGATTCTGTTCAACCTGGCCCGTTATGGCCAGGGGACTGACCGGCAGACGGTTTACAACTTGGTTTTGGGTGACCAGCAGCCCAGTGATTTCTTAAATACCATGGTGGAGGGTGTTTTGAACAATACCGCTGACCTGGATGACTTGATTAAGCCCCATCTCAAGGCTGGTTGGTCACTGAAGCGGATTAGCACCACTGACCTGGTTATTTTGCGCTTGGCCCTTTATGAGCTGACCATCCTCAAGGACAGCCCTTATAAGGTCGTTGTTAACGAGGCGGTTGAGCTGGCCAAGGATTTTGCTGACCCAGAAGATGCCAAGTTTGTGAACGGCTTGCTGAAAAATTTTGCACCTGAAACTTAA
- a CDS encoding TatD family hydrolase — MAIYDSSRKRAASYDSHTHLNDDKLFHDVAAYVGRAHEFDVMQMNVVGYDALGNQRALEIARKYEGIQAVLGYQPEDSVDFDQAAQDTLAKQLKDDQVVGVGETGLDYHWDTPVDVQMAAFQTHLDLAKSLDLPVIIHNREAFQDVYDQLKASQIHRGVIHSFSGTPEQAQAFADLGFYISFSGVVSFKKAPEVRAAAQALPHDQILVETDAPYLAPVPKRGQTNEPAFVAYVIDSLAETLSMTADEVADFTRQNAQRLFLNHD; from the coding sequence ATGGCAATTTATGATTCCAGCCGTAAGCGGGCCGCCAGCTATGACAGCCACACCCATTTAAACGATGACAAGCTTTTCCATGACGTGGCCGCTTATGTCGGCCGGGCCCACGAATTTGACGTCATGCAGATGAACGTGGTTGGCTATGACGCCCTGGGAAACCAGCGGGCCTTGGAGATTGCCCGCAAATATGAGGGCATCCAGGCGGTCTTGGGTTACCAGCCCGAAGACAGCGTGGATTTTGATCAGGCCGCCCAGGATACGTTGGCTAAGCAGTTAAAAGACGACCAGGTGGTTGGCGTGGGGGAGACCGGCCTGGATTATCACTGGGATACGCCGGTTGATGTCCAGATGGCAGCCTTCCAGACCCACCTGGACCTGGCTAAGAGTCTAGACTTGCCGGTTATCATTCACAACCGCGAGGCCTTTCAGGATGTTTATGACCAGCTGAAGGCCAGCCAAATTCACCGCGGGGTCATCCACAGTTTTTCAGGTACCCCGGAACAGGCCCAGGCCTTTGCCGACTTAGGTTTTTACATTTCCTTTAGTGGGGTGGTCAGCTTTAAGAAGGCACCCGAAGTCCGGGCTGCTGCCCAGGCCTTACCCCATGACCAAATCCTAGTTGAAACCGACGCGCCCTACCTGGCCCCCGTCCCTAAGCGGGGCCAAACTAACGAGCCCGCCTTTGTGGCCTATGTCATCGATAGCTTGGCCGAAACCCTGTCAATGACCGCTGACGAAGTGGCCGATTTTACCCGGCAAAACGCCCAGCGCCTCTTTTTAAACCATGACTGA
- the rnmV gene encoding ribonuclease M5, whose translation MTDIVPIREFIVVEGRADTQNLSRAVIADTIETGGSALNEVTLDRIAQAVKTRGAIVLTDPDFNGLRLRQKILAAVPGCLEAFISQDQGRAARDNPHKSLGVEHASPAVIQAALAAVVHPSSAGLASDIDRDFLLQAGLLGGPAASAKRQLVGEQLHLGYSNGKQFYRRLRAYGYQQADVLAALKGK comes from the coding sequence ATGACTGACATAGTGCCTATTCGTGAATTTATCGTGGTTGAGGGCCGGGCGGATACCCAAAATCTCAGTCGGGCCGTGATCGCGGACACGATTGAAACCGGGGGGAGTGCCTTAAATGAAGTCACCCTGGACCGGATTGCACAGGCAGTCAAAACCCGCGGGGCGATTGTCCTGACCGATCCGGACTTTAATGGCCTGCGACTTCGCCAAAAAATTTTAGCAGCGGTACCTGGCTGTCTAGAAGCCTTCATTAGTCAAGACCAGGGGCGGGCGGCCCGGGATAATCCCCACAAGTCCTTGGGGGTTGAGCATGCCAGTCCGGCTGTGATTCAGGCGGCCTTAGCAGCAGTGGTCCACCCGAGTTCAGCCGGGCTGGCTTCAGATATTGACCGGGATTTTCTGCTCCAGGCGGGTCTCTTGGGCGGTCCGGCGGCGAGTGCTAAGCGGCAGCTAGTCGGTGAGCAGCTGCATCTGGGCTATAGTAATGGCAAACAGTTCTACCGCCGCCTGAGGGCTTATGGTTATCAACAGGCCGATGTCTTAGCGGCTTTGAAAGGAAAGTAA
- the rsmA gene encoding 16S rRNA (adenine(1518)-N(6)/adenine(1519)-N(6))-dimethyltransferase RsmA, translating to MSKSIDIGSPTRTQAILNEYGLRAKKKLGQNFLTDGNVLAHIVDTAAVTDTDLVVEIGPGIGALTEHLARQARDVLAVEVDPQMIEVLDETMLPYQNVHVVEADVLKTNLADLAQTAFGQAGPLKIVANLPYYITTPILMHLLAAGLDWTNMVVMMQKEVAERLSAPVGSKEYGVLTLMLTYYARAELAFIVPARSFSPAPRVDSAVVKLVPIRDGETVENPTALFDLIKACFAHRRKSLWNNLLQRYGKAPDTKERLTAALSQAEIDPGIRAERLTLADFIRLYRAVQA from the coding sequence ATGTCCAAATCAATTGATATTGGCAGTCCAACCCGGACTCAGGCCATCTTAAATGAGTACGGTTTGCGGGCTAAGAAGAAGTTGGGCCAAAATTTTTTGACCGACGGCAATGTCTTGGCCCATATCGTCGATACGGCGGCAGTAACTGATACGGATCTGGTAGTTGAGATTGGACCCGGCATCGGGGCCCTAACTGAGCACTTGGCCCGTCAAGCCCGGGACGTTTTAGCGGTGGAAGTTGACCCCCAGATGATTGAAGTGCTGGATGAGACCATGCTGCCTTACCAAAACGTCCACGTGGTCGAGGCCGATGTCTTAAAAACCAACCTGGCTGACCTAGCCCAGACAGCCTTTGGTCAGGCGGGCCCCTTAAAAATTGTTGCTAACCTGCCGTACTACATCACCACGCCGATCTTGATGCACCTCCTGGCGGCCGGTTTGGACTGGACAAACATGGTGGTGATGATGCAAAAAGAAGTGGCTGAACGCCTATCGGCCCCAGTTGGCAGCAAGGAATACGGCGTTTTGACCCTGATGCTGACCTACTATGCCCGGGCCGAACTAGCCTTTATCGTGCCGGCCCGTTCCTTTAGCCCAGCACCCAGGGTGGATAGTGCCGTCGTCAAGTTAGTGCCGATTAGGGACGGTGAGACGGTTGAGAATCCAACCGCCCTCTTTGACCTGATTAAGGCCTGCTTTGCCCACCGGCGCAAGAGCTTGTGGAACAACTTATTGCAACGTTATGGGAAGGCCCCGGACACCAAGGAGCGCCTGACTGCGGCCTTGTCCCAGGCCGAAATTGACCCAGGAATCCGGGCTGAACGGTTAACCCTAGCTGACTTTATCCGGCTTTACCGGGCGGTACAGGCATAA
- a CDS encoding Veg family protein, whose amino-acid sequence MPTNLADIKSQLEAHVGEEVTVVSQAGRKKVTERSGILRSTFPSLFVVELNDETRFDRASYSYTDILTKNVAITFAD is encoded by the coding sequence ATGCCAACGAATTTAGCAGATATAAAATCCCAGCTGGAGGCTCACGTAGGTGAAGAGGTCACGGTCGTATCACAGGCCGGCCGCAAGAAGGTAACGGAACGCTCAGGAATTTTACGTTCAACCTTCCCCTCCCTCTTCGTCGTCGAATTGAATGATGAGACACGTTTTGACCGGGCATCTTATAGTTATACCGATATCTTAACGAAGAATGTCGCTATTACTTTTGCTGACTAG